A region from the Acidobacteriota bacterium genome encodes:
- the nadA gene encoding quinolinate synthase NadA, giving the protein MDPTLDLFAEIARLKRERRAIVLAHFYQEPDIQDIADVVGDSLALAQAAARASEDVIVFCGVHFMAETAKIVNPGKLVVLPDLAAGCSLADSCPAPEFERFVRAHPDHYVISYINCSAGVKALSDVICTSSNAERMIAHVPAGRPIIFAPDQQLGRYLIRKTGRDMLLWPGACSVHVIFSERAIVRLKIEHPDALVLAHPECEERVLALADHIGSTTSILEYAKKSPARSFIVVTEAGIIHQMKKACPGKTFIPAPTDSGCACNECPYMRLNTLEKVYRCIRDGAPEITMPEDLRVRALAPLQRMLDLSAP; this is encoded by the coding sequence GTGGACCCGACGCTGGACCTGTTCGCCGAGATCGCGCGCCTCAAGCGCGAACGCCGCGCGATCGTGCTGGCGCACTTTTACCAGGAGCCCGACATCCAGGACATCGCCGATGTGGTCGGCGACAGCCTCGCCCTGGCCCAGGCCGCCGCCCGTGCGAGCGAGGACGTCATCGTGTTCTGTGGCGTTCACTTCATGGCGGAGACAGCCAAGATCGTCAATCCTGGCAAGCTCGTCGTGCTGCCGGATCTGGCCGCTGGCTGCTCTCTTGCCGACAGTTGTCCGGCACCGGAGTTCGAGCGCTTTGTCCGGGCGCACCCGGATCACTACGTCATCAGCTACATCAACTGCAGTGCCGGCGTGAAGGCGCTGAGCGATGTGATCTGCACGTCCAGCAACGCGGAGCGCATGATCGCCCACGTGCCCGCGGGAAGACCGATCATCTTCGCGCCCGACCAGCAACTGGGCCGCTATCTGATCAGGAAGACCGGCCGCGACATGCTGTTGTGGCCGGGAGCCTGCTCCGTGCACGTCATCTTTTCGGAGCGCGCCATCGTCCGGCTCAAGATCGAGCATCCCGACGCGCTCGTGCTCGCGCACCCGGAGTGCGAAGAACGCGTGCTCGCGCTGGCCGATCACATCGGCTCGACCACGTCGATCCTCGAGTACGCGAAGAAGAGCCCGGCCCGGAGCTTCATCGTCGTCACCGAGGCGGGCATCATCCACCAGATGAAGAAGGCGTGCCCCGGTAAGACGTTCATTCCTGCCCCGACCGACAGCGGCTGCGCCTGCAATGAGTGTCCGTACATGCGGCTGAACACGCTCGAGAAGGTGTACCGGTGCATACGCGACGGCGCACCCGAGATCACGATGCCGGAGGATCTGCGCGTCAGGGCTCTGGCGCCGCTCCAACGCATGCTTGACCTGAGCGCGCCATGA
- a CDS encoding GntR family transcriptional regulator, with translation MVIQIDRSLDEPAYEQAARQIRDAIATGAFKPHDLLPGVRGLASDLGVNLNTVARAYRLLEDQGFVQIRDRSGVEVAEPARRAPAEASAAFRDELWQVLLRMRQAGMPPAGIRREIDRQLDKLFTPAGESER, from the coding sequence ATGGTCATCCAGATTGATCGGAGCCTCGACGAGCCTGCCTACGAGCAGGCGGCCCGCCAGATTCGAGACGCGATTGCCACCGGCGCGTTCAAGCCGCACGACCTGCTCCCTGGCGTCCGCGGCCTGGCCTCCGATCTCGGGGTCAATCTGAACACCGTTGCCCGCGCGTATCGCCTGCTCGAGGACCAGGGGTTCGTCCAGATCCGCGATCGCTCGGGCGTGGAGGTGGCGGAACCGGCGCGGCGCGCACCCGCGGAAGCCAGCGCGGCGTTTCGGGACGAACTCTGGCAGGTGTTGTTGCGCATGCGTCAGGCGGGCATGCCGCCGGCGGGCATCCGGCGGGAGATCGACCGGCAACTGGACAAGCTGTTCACGCCAGCGGGAGAAAGCGAGCGCTGA
- a CDS encoding DUF5808 domain-containing protein, translated as MEALTVWIVLVVETIAAGGFMLLIPKITRRGLLFGVYVGEARSTSDQARAITQGWYVVMVAALAASVVLGVGLALRHPHSPKGAFVPLFVLLGTTVASYLWAHIRSRALAAPGAPVSAAAFVIDQPQSLTIPLIATAVALVGGAMAVGYAWWHFADMPASIPTHFGASGRPDAWSPRSFRSVMVLPILTLVVCPTLGLMACLTARAKRAIRQSDHGVSFDAQIRFRRAMTLFLSGTVVLVTLMLTMMSIGAVRVALGLAERLSVVGMGMTAALVIYALGGALYLMLHFGQGGARLERSASGAPLTNGLADNTHWVLGMFYVNRDDPSIFVEKRFGMGYTINLGNPAAVACIAAFFIILGAVLGISLSMPQSHAPVR; from the coding sequence ATGGAAGCCCTGACGGTCTGGATCGTGCTTGTCGTCGAAACCATCGCGGCGGGCGGTTTCATGCTGCTCATTCCGAAGATCACGCGTCGCGGTCTGCTGTTCGGCGTCTATGTCGGAGAGGCCCGATCGACCAGCGACCAGGCACGAGCCATCACGCAGGGATGGTACGTGGTAATGGTGGCCGCGCTGGCGGCCTCGGTGGTGCTCGGGGTCGGCCTGGCCCTCAGGCACCCGCACTCGCCGAAGGGTGCGTTCGTGCCGCTCTTCGTTCTGCTCGGAACAACCGTCGCCAGTTACCTGTGGGCGCACATCCGGTCGCGCGCGCTGGCCGCGCCTGGCGCACCCGTGTCGGCGGCGGCGTTCGTCATCGATCAGCCCCAGTCGCTGACGATTCCGCTGATCGCCACGGCGGTCGCGCTGGTCGGCGGCGCGATGGCGGTCGGGTACGCCTGGTGGCACTTCGCCGACATGCCAGCGAGCATCCCGACGCACTTCGGCGCGAGCGGCCGGCCCGATGCCTGGTCGCCGCGCTCGTTCCGGTCGGTAATGGTGCTGCCGATCCTCACGCTGGTCGTCTGCCCGACGCTCGGCCTGATGGCCTGTCTGACCGCGCGCGCCAAACGAGCCATCCGCCAATCCGATCACGGCGTGTCGTTCGACGCGCAGATCCGGTTCCGGCGCGCAATGACGCTGTTTCTGAGCGGCACGGTCGTGCTGGTCACGCTGATGCTGACGATGATGTCCATCGGTGCGGTCCGCGTCGCGCTCGGCCTCGCCGAACGCCTGTCGGTGGTCGGGATGGGAATGACCGCCGCGCTCGTGATCTACGCGCTCGGAGGCGCCTTGTATCTGATGCTGCATTTCGGTCAGGGCGGCGCGCGGCTCGAACGATCGGCGTCGGGTGCGCCGCTGACCAACGGCCTCGCCGACAACACCCATTGGGTACTGGGAATGTTCTACGTCAATCGCGACGATCCGTCGATCTTCGTCGAGAAGCGCTTCGGCATGGGTTACACGATCAATCTGGGCAACCCGGCAGCCGTCGCGTGTATCGCCGCCTTCTTCATCATCCTCGGCGCTGTTCTGGGCATCTCGCTGTCGATGCCACAAAGCCACGCCCCAGTCAGGTAG
- a CDS encoding alpha/beta fold hydrolase, which translates to MRRVVSRVALITLMSSLVFAGLAVAQPGVAGRWEGSISIMGSQLGVSVVLAADGNTYKATIDIPQQGAKALPLTNVQVDAAKVHFELPAGPGLAVFDGELKNDVMSGTFEQAGMKGTFELKRPAAGATPAVPAAPVPPPPYKEEEVTIKSGSVTLAGTLTLPVASKPAPAVVLITGSGAQNRDEEIFGFKIFRGIADHLTRHGIAVLRMDDRGVGGSSGSTSQSTTADFAEDALAGVRLLQGRPEIDKTRVGLMGHSEGGLVAPMLAARVPEIAFVIMMSGPGLTGEQIMLAQSETVGRAAGRTEEQARRNQDIQRKMFTAVRSGTGWDEVEAMMRGEMKAAIDAMPDAQRKAIGDPEKFMAAQVKGQLDAVRTPWFKFFLDFDPVTALEKVRCPVLVLFGGHDVQVPAGPNRAAIEKAFARGGLKNYRIEVFPRANHLYQDSETGGVAEYAKLKKEFVPGFLDLISTWIGEQTKTGGK; encoded by the coding sequence ATGCGCCGTGTAGTTTCGCGTGTCGCGCTCATCACGTTGATGTCGAGTCTCGTGTTCGCTGGTCTGGCCGTGGCCCAGCCGGGTGTGGCCGGGCGGTGGGAAGGCAGCATCAGCATCATGGGCTCACAACTCGGCGTCAGCGTGGTGCTGGCCGCCGATGGCAACACCTACAAGGCCACCATCGACATCCCGCAACAGGGCGCCAAGGCCTTGCCGCTGACCAATGTGCAAGTGGACGCGGCGAAGGTCCATTTTGAATTGCCGGCTGGTCCGGGTTTGGCGGTCTTCGACGGCGAACTCAAGAATGACGTGATGTCGGGGACGTTCGAACAAGCCGGCATGAAAGGGACGTTCGAGCTCAAGCGTCCAGCCGCGGGTGCGACACCTGCCGTACCGGCTGCGCCAGTGCCCCCTCCTCCCTACAAGGAGGAAGAGGTGACGATCAAGTCGGGCTCGGTGACGCTGGCCGGCACCCTGACGCTTCCCGTCGCCAGCAAGCCCGCTCCCGCCGTCGTTCTGATTACCGGCAGCGGCGCCCAGAACCGGGACGAGGAGATCTTCGGCTTCAAGATCTTCCGGGGCATCGCCGACCACCTGACCAGGCACGGAATTGCGGTGCTCCGGATGGACGATCGTGGCGTGGGCGGATCGTCGGGCAGCACGAGTCAATCGACGACGGCGGATTTCGCCGAAGATGCGCTGGCCGGCGTGAGACTGCTACAGGGGCGCCCCGAGATCGACAAGACGCGCGTCGGCCTGATGGGACATAGCGAAGGCGGCCTCGTGGCGCCGATGCTGGCGGCCCGGGTCCCGGAGATTGCGTTCGTCATCATGATGTCTGGCCCGGGACTGACGGGCGAACAGATCATGCTCGCGCAGTCTGAAACCGTCGGGCGCGCGGCGGGACGCACCGAAGAGCAGGCGCGCCGCAACCAGGACATCCAGCGCAAGATGTTCACGGCGGTCCGCAGCGGGACGGGCTGGGACGAGGTGGAGGCGATGATGCGCGGCGAGATGAAGGCCGCGATCGACGCGATGCCCGACGCTCAGCGGAAGGCGATCGGCGATCCCGAGAAGTTCATGGCGGCACAGGTCAAGGGCCAGCTCGACGCGGTCCGCACGCCGTGGTTCAAGTTCTTCCTCGACTTCGATCCGGTGACGGCGCTCGAAAAGGTGCGATGTCCTGTGCTCGTGCTGTTTGGTGGACACGACGTGCAGGTGCCGGCGGGTCCCAACCGCGCCGCCATCGAGAAGGCATTCGCACGCGGCGGCCTCAAGAACTACCGCATCGAGGTGTTTCCGCGCGCCAATCATCTCTACCAGGACTCGGAGACCGGGGGCGTCGCTGAATACGCGAAACTCAAGAAGGAGTTCGTGCCGGGATTCCTCGATCTGATCAGCACGTGGATCGGTGAGCAGACAAAGACGGGCGGAAAGTAG
- a CDS encoding CoA-binding protein, translating into MMSRKIVDEFLSQKTLALVGVSRNGEGFGNMVRKELAGKGYSVLLVHPEADLIAGAPCVRSLKDLATRVGGVILVTPPASTSTLVREAAEAGIRRIWIQQGAESPEAIQFCEQQGLAAVHGECILMFAEPTKWFHRIHRGINKVVGKLPH; encoded by the coding sequence ATGATGTCGCGGAAAATTGTAGACGAGTTTCTTTCGCAGAAGACACTCGCCCTGGTTGGCGTGTCGCGCAACGGCGAGGGATTCGGCAACATGGTTCGCAAGGAACTGGCCGGCAAGGGCTACTCCGTCCTGCTGGTGCATCCCGAGGCGGACCTCATCGCGGGCGCGCCGTGCGTGCGAAGCCTGAAAGACCTGGCCACGCGCGTTGGCGGGGTCATTCTGGTGACGCCGCCCGCTTCGACCTCGACGCTCGTGCGCGAAGCCGCGGAGGCGGGCATCCGGCGGATCTGGATTCAGCAGGGAGCCGAATCGCCCGAGGCGATCCAGTTCTGCGAGCAACAGGGGTTGGCGGCGGTCCATGGGGAGTGCATCCTCATGTTTGCCGAGCCCACGAAGTGGTTCCATCGAATCCACCGGGGCATCAACAAGGTCGTTGGCAAACTGCCTCACTGA
- a CDS encoding O-methyltransferase — protein MREMVDGAVGAYIESLSLAEDALLTEVRRRAKADGVPALDRLTARFLHVMASAMRVRRVLEIGTGYGYSGIHLARAMPDEGLLFTFELNPERAAMARQHFAQAGLTDRVNVLVGDAARLLHKVAGPFDLVLQDGDKLRYQPMLDRIVALLRPGGVLITDNVLWSGDVVPGFSQGTPHHDPATIDAVAGYNRRLAADPRLITTVLPIGDGVGLSFKRDGATGEQALI, from the coding sequence ATGCGCGAGATGGTGGATGGCGCTGTCGGCGCCTACATTGAAAGTCTGTCTCTTGCCGAAGACGCGTTGCTGACGGAGGTGCGTCGCCGAGCGAAGGCAGACGGCGTGCCGGCACTGGACAGGCTCACGGCGCGGTTCCTGCACGTGATGGCGAGCGCGATGCGAGTTCGGCGAGTACTCGAAATCGGCACGGGCTACGGGTACTCGGGGATCCACCTCGCTCGGGCCATGCCCGATGAGGGACTGCTCTTCACGTTCGAGTTGAACCCGGAACGAGCGGCCATGGCGCGCCAGCACTTCGCGCAGGCCGGGCTCACTGATCGTGTCAACGTGCTGGTCGGTGACGCGGCGCGGCTGCTCCACAAAGTGGCGGGCCCATTCGATCTCGTTCTTCAGGATGGCGACAAGCTCAGATATCAGCCGATGCTCGATCGAATCGTCGCGCTGCTGCGGCCCGGTGGCGTGCTGATCACCGACAATGTGCTGTGGAGCGGCGATGTCGTCCCTGGGTTTTCACAAGGGACGCCTCACCACGATCCGGCCACGATCGACGCGGTCGCCGGATACAATCGTCGGCTGGCGGCCGATCCGAGGCTGATCACGACGGTGCTCCCGATCGGCGATGGAGTCGGGCTCTCGTTCAAGCGCGACGGCGCGACAGGCGAACAGGCACTCATATGA
- a CDS encoding amidase yields MSAKPPHFRSITELAPLLAARAITSEALTESCLAEIAGKSEPLHAFITVTGDEALDQARALDRELSAGRCRGPLHGIPISLKDLIDVGGVPTTAASQVRQGHVASKDAPVTARLREAGAVFVGKTNLHEFAFGTTSEDSAYGAVRNPHDPARSPGGSSGGSAVSIVTGMSVASIGTDTGGSIRIPSAACGTVGLKPTWGEVPCDGVVPLSESLDHVGPLARCVADAWLLYLILRGDRSAALWPLPARSDVRGLRLGVPRPYFLDLVDDQVRQRFAESLAWLRQAGAETVDVVIPHAAEIGTIYLHTSLPEASAYHARAIEEHPELYTPNVRLRIEMGRYLLAEDYVRAQRGRRVLRAEVDTALAGCDALAMPTLPITAPLIGANSVDIAGKPEPVRNMMLRATQLFNLTGHPAISLPMAQTAAGLPCGMQLVGRRHATEALLGLASACEAHMAF; encoded by the coding sequence ATGAGCGCCAAGCCGCCGCACTTTCGATCGATCACCGAACTGGCGCCGCTGCTGGCCGCGCGCGCAATCACGTCGGAGGCACTGACCGAGTCCTGCCTGGCGGAGATTGCGGGCAAGAGCGAGCCGCTCCACGCCTTCATCACCGTGACCGGCGACGAGGCGCTCGATCAGGCGCGGGCGCTCGACCGCGAACTGTCTGCCGGCCGGTGTCGGGGGCCGCTGCACGGCATCCCCATCTCGCTCAAGGACCTGATCGACGTCGGCGGCGTGCCCACCACGGCGGCATCGCAGGTTCGGCAGGGTCACGTCGCGTCGAAGGACGCTCCGGTCACCGCACGGTTGCGCGAGGCTGGCGCGGTGTTTGTCGGCAAGACCAACCTGCACGAGTTTGCCTTTGGCACCACCAGTGAGGATTCGGCGTACGGCGCGGTGCGCAACCCGCACGACCCGGCGCGTTCGCCCGGCGGGTCGAGCGGCGGATCGGCAGTGTCGATTGTGACGGGCATGTCGGTCGCGTCGATCGGCACCGACACTGGAGGCTCGATTCGTATTCCTTCGGCTGCGTGCGGCACGGTGGGCCTGAAGCCGACGTGGGGCGAAGTGCCGTGTGATGGCGTCGTGCCGCTCAGCGAATCGCTCGATCACGTCGGGCCGCTCGCCAGATGCGTGGCCGATGCCTGGCTGCTCTATCTGATCCTGCGGGGAGACCGGTCAGCTGCGCTGTGGCCGTTGCCCGCCAGGTCAGACGTCAGGGGTCTCCGCCTGGGCGTCCCGCGCCCTTACTTTCTCGACCTGGTCGACGACCAGGTTCGGCAGCGATTCGCCGAGAGCCTGGCGTGGCTGCGGCAGGCCGGGGCCGAGACGGTCGACGTGGTCATCCCGCACGCGGCAGAGATCGGGACGATCTACCTTCACACGTCGCTGCCCGAGGCGTCGGCGTATCATGCCCGCGCAATCGAGGAGCACCCTGAGCTCTACACGCCGAATGTCCGCCTTCGGATCGAGATGGGACGGTACCTGCTGGCCGAGGATTACGTGCGCGCGCAACGTGGCCGGCGCGTGCTGCGGGCAGAGGTGGATACGGCTCTGGCCGGCTGCGATGCGCTGGCGATGCCGACGCTGCCGATCACCGCACCGCTTATCGGCGCGAACTCGGTCGACATCGCGGGCAAGCCGGAGCCTGTTCGCAACATGATGCTGCGCGCCACGCAGCTGTTCAATCTCACGGGGCATCCGGCGATCTCGCTGCCGATGGCCCAGACGGCGGCGGGCCTTCCGTGCGGCATGCAACTGGTGGGACGCCGCCACGCCACCGAGGCGCTCCTGGGTCTGGCGTCGGCCTGTGAGGCCCACATGGCGTTCTAG
- a CDS encoding O-antigen ligase family protein, with product MRGALEILRARRWPWASLLALPVVAILWQSFFWFDRFPVAARAAYAGLTLLSALRPAQGLLAIAALATLGGPIALMVGAPQGRTAEPLLLAFLVGWLVHSVVRRQSILDRDDSLSAPLALFALAVSASLVVVSVAVQSATAPPWQFIRLITGLLAHDYFRLTHFETQNWDPAALLLEGVLVMAAVLQVTRRRPDLQSAVARMLAIGIAAAGVLSLVRLGTALVREADPVAFLLYALTSLRLSVHTSDFNAAGSQFVLALPLLWVLGIMVGRWRPVWWLAAGAVIAALWLTGSRSAQFSILLTLAAVMAVGAGRQARARLALVAVALVALVYAIIVGRPGPESSIVATLENRWLFLQLSWDMLKSAPLFGVGIAEYWNLSRVWMPEGLRTLYAAENAHNNFAQIGVELGVTGLGLFLWVLASSWRRARQALSADADPLLRALLLGLVATLLTFLTGHPLLIGAFACSFWIALGLAVARADALSGRSASTEQPLSIQDGRPASGRWRSRAAALIALLIFVSVPFRARLASDQVDLSRTRYGFAEGSVDPVSNARFEWIGPRATMFVPADAQSLYLSASPAAGEDGADLELMVDGRLANRVVLRDGLWLDMRLILPVTKSTRAFRRIDLIVRRSSGDYPSGSPARDSNDPRVRLRNVRAK from the coding sequence ATGAGAGGCGCACTCGAAATCCTCCGCGCGCGGCGATGGCCATGGGCCAGCCTGCTGGCGTTGCCGGTCGTCGCGATCTTATGGCAGTCGTTCTTCTGGTTCGATCGCTTTCCTGTCGCGGCCAGGGCTGCCTACGCAGGCCTGACGCTGTTGTCGGCGCTGCGCCCGGCGCAGGGATTGCTCGCGATCGCGGCGCTCGCGACGCTGGGCGGGCCCATCGCCTTGATGGTCGGCGCCCCGCAAGGGCGAACGGCGGAGCCGCTCCTCCTGGCGTTTCTGGTCGGCTGGCTGGTGCACAGCGTCGTGAGGCGCCAGTCAATCCTCGATCGCGACGACAGCCTGTCGGCGCCCCTCGCGCTGTTTGCGCTGGCCGTCTCCGCCTCGCTCGTCGTGGTGTCAGTCGCCGTGCAGAGCGCAACCGCGCCCCCCTGGCAGTTCATCCGGTTGATCACCGGTCTCCTCGCGCACGACTATTTCCGTTTGACGCACTTCGAAACGCAGAACTGGGACCCTGCGGCGCTCCTGCTCGAAGGCGTTCTGGTCATGGCGGCCGTGCTCCAGGTGACCAGGCGGCGCCCCGACCTGCAGTCTGCCGTGGCTCGCATGCTCGCCATCGGGATTGCCGCCGCGGGTGTCCTGTCGTTGGTCCGCCTGGGAACGGCCCTGGTGCGGGAGGCCGATCCGGTTGCGTTCCTGCTCTATGCGCTCACGTCGCTCCGGTTGAGCGTGCACACGTCCGACTTCAATGCCGCCGGTTCGCAGTTCGTGCTGGCGCTCCCGCTGCTCTGGGTGCTCGGAATCATGGTCGGAAGATGGCGGCCGGTGTGGTGGCTCGCCGCCGGCGCGGTCATCGCGGCCCTGTGGCTGACCGGATCACGGTCCGCCCAGTTCTCAATCCTGCTGACACTCGCTGCGGTGATGGCGGTCGGAGCCGGACGCCAGGCCAGGGCGCGGCTCGCGCTGGTGGCGGTTGCCCTCGTCGCCCTCGTCTACGCGATCATCGTGGGGCGCCCAGGGCCCGAGTCGTCGATCGTGGCCACCCTGGAGAATCGATGGCTGTTCCTGCAACTCAGCTGGGACATGCTCAAGTCGGCGCCGCTGTTCGGCGTGGGGATCGCCGAGTACTGGAACCTTTCGAGAGTGTGGATGCCAGAAGGGCTCAGGACGCTCTACGCCGCCGAGAATGCCCATAACAACTTTGCCCAGATCGGCGTCGAGCTGGGCGTGACGGGCCTGGGTCTGTTCCTGTGGGTGCTCGCCTCAAGCTGGCGCCGCGCCCGCCAGGCGCTGTCGGCCGATGCCGATCCACTCCTCCGAGCCCTGCTACTGGGTCTTGTCGCCACGCTCTTGACGTTTCTGACGGGACACCCGCTGCTCATTGGCGCGTTTGCCTGCAGCTTCTGGATCGCGCTCGGCCTCGCCGTCGCGCGGGCTGATGCTCTTTCGGGCCGTTCCGCGAGTACCGAGCAGCCGCTGTCGATCCAGGACGGCCGTCCGGCTTCCGGCCGCTGGAGATCGCGTGCCGCAGCGCTCATCGCGCTGCTCATCTTCGTGTCGGTGCCGTTTCGCGCGCGTCTGGCCAGCGACCAGGTGGACCTGTCCCGCACGCGGTATGGCTTTGCGGAGGGCAGCGTCGACCCGGTGTCGAACGCCCGGTTTGAATGGATCGGGCCACGTGCGACGATGTTCGTGCCCGCCGACGCACAAAGTCTGTACCTCTCGGCCAGCCCGGCGGCCGGTGAGGATGGAGCGGATCTGGAGTTGATGGTGGACGGGCGCCTGGCCAATCGCGTCGTGCTGCGTGACGGCCTCTGGCTGGACATGAGGCTGATCCTGCCCGTCACGAAATCGACCCGCGCCTTCAGGAGGATCGATCTGATCGTGAGGCGATCCAGCGGCGATTATCCGTCCGGATCGCCGGCGCGTGATTCGAACGACCCCCGGGTGCGTCTCCGAAACGTCCGCGCCAAGTAG
- a CDS encoding methyltransferase domain-containing protein: MIPADSFDAYYYQHCCGQPYVRNDVWLGSFGRIADRIVADIAPARVLDAGCALGFLVETLRDRGVDAWGVDISPFAIEQVYDPIKPYCRVGSVTGDLGGPWDLVVSIEVAEHMPIRDAEAAIANMCAQTTDILFSSSPVDHREPTHVNVHPPEYWAEQFARHGFYRDVDYDATYIVPWAARFRRRQETVPRLVLDYERRYWALLSAATDARNYSADIQNALAATEAERDALLAERSALRVERDALLAERDALLAERGGLKTAYDSMTVQREALRRERDDLRDSHDRVATRLNQALDAIGHMKRSRFWRLREALVRLRRLFSVRR, from the coding sequence GTGATTCCAGCCGATTCGTTCGACGCCTACTACTACCAGCACTGCTGCGGGCAGCCGTATGTCCGCAATGACGTGTGGCTGGGTTCGTTTGGCCGCATCGCCGATCGGATTGTGGCCGACATCGCGCCTGCGCGCGTGCTCGACGCGGGGTGCGCCCTGGGGTTTCTGGTCGAGACGCTCCGCGACCGGGGGGTTGACGCCTGGGGCGTCGACATCTCTCCGTTCGCGATAGAGCAGGTCTACGATCCGATCAAGCCTTACTGCCGGGTCGGTTCGGTGACCGGCGATCTGGGTGGTCCCTGGGATCTCGTCGTGTCGATCGAAGTCGCCGAGCACATGCCGATCCGCGATGCCGAGGCGGCGATCGCAAACATGTGCGCTCAGACTACCGACATCCTGTTCTCGTCTTCGCCGGTCGACCACCGCGAACCGACGCACGTCAACGTCCACCCGCCTGAATACTGGGCGGAACAGTTTGCGCGGCACGGTTTCTATCGCGACGTCGATTACGACGCGACATACATCGTGCCGTGGGCGGCCCGGTTCCGGAGGCGGCAGGAGACGGTGCCTCGCCTGGTGCTCGACTACGAGCGCCGCTACTGGGCGTTGCTGTCGGCGGCGACCGATGCCCGGAACTACTCGGCCGACATCCAGAACGCGCTGGCGGCGACGGAAGCCGAGCGGGACGCCTTGCTGGCCGAGCGGAGCGCGTTGCGGGTCGAGCGGGACGCCTTGCTGGCCGAGCGGGACGCCTTGCTGGCCGAGCGGGGCGGGTTGAAGACGGCGTACGACTCAATGACCGTACAGCGCGAGGCCCTGCGGAGGGAACGTGATGACCTGCGCGACAGCCACGACCGGGTGGCCACCAGACTGAATCAGGCTCTTGACGCGATTGGCCACATGAAACGGAGCCGCTTCTGGCGGTTGCGCGAGGCCCTGGTCCGGCTGAGGCGCCTGTTCTCAGTTCGCCGGTAG
- a CDS encoding glycosyltransferase family 4 protein, which produces MRILHVTQGYAPAIGGTELLIQRVSEELARRYGDQVAVFTTDCLNGEAFFSPRLPHLTTGWEDIGGVRVRRFPVRRGVSRALRGPQALAYRLRLPFNQRLRALAGGPIVPGLRQAITEWPCDVVAAASFPLLHMFDALAGAHVTGRPCVLTGCLHPDDDWGFQRSMIYKAIREADAYVALTQFEADYVIARGAAPERVHVAGVGIDAETYDGVTSEEAKWRMGFDKRPLVGFIGQLGGHKGLDTLLRAMPQVWQAEPHLNLLVAGHRTLYTPHVERIMHAWPADFQRQSRLLVDFPTAKKPWLFGAIDLLAYPSGYESFGISYLEAWAAGKPVIGARSGAVPSVISEDVDGLLVDYQDDQALARAILDLVRSAERARNMGEAGRTKTLARYTWRRVAERFREIYTGVLNADATRDVASRLPAN; this is translated from the coding sequence ATGCGAATCCTCCACGTCACGCAAGGCTATGCCCCCGCGATTGGCGGCACCGAACTGTTGATTCAGCGGGTGTCGGAGGAGTTGGCCCGGCGATACGGCGACCAGGTCGCCGTCTTCACGACCGACTGTCTGAATGGGGAGGCCTTCTTCTCGCCGCGGCTGCCTCACCTGACGACCGGATGGGAGGACATCGGCGGCGTGCGCGTGCGGCGGTTCCCCGTCCGCCGCGGCGTGAGCCGGGCGCTGCGCGGTCCTCAAGCGCTCGCGTACAGACTCAGACTGCCGTTCAACCAACGCCTTCGGGCGCTGGCGGGCGGTCCCATCGTGCCTGGGCTCCGCCAGGCCATCACGGAGTGGCCGTGCGACGTGGTAGCCGCCGCATCGTTTCCGTTGCTGCACATGTTCGACGCGCTCGCCGGAGCCCACGTGACGGGCCGCCCGTGCGTGCTCACCGGCTGTCTGCATCCCGATGACGACTGGGGCTTCCAGCGGTCGATGATCTACAAAGCGATTCGCGAAGCCGACGCGTACGTCGCGCTCACACAGTTCGAGGCCGACTACGTAATCGCGAGAGGCGCGGCGCCCGAACGGGTGCACGTCGCCGGTGTTGGTATCGATGCCGAGACGTACGACGGCGTGACCAGCGAGGAAGCCAAGTGGCGCATGGGCTTCGACAAACGGCCGCTGGTCGGCTTCATCGGGCAGCTTGGCGGCCACAAAGGGCTGGATACGCTGCTCCGCGCCATGCCTCAGGTGTGGCAGGCGGAGCCCCATCTCAATCTGCTCGTGGCCGGTCACCGGACGCTGTATACGCCGCACGTCGAGCGGATCATGCACGCGTGGCCGGCGGACTTCCAGCGCCAGTCGCGTCTCCTCGTGGATTTCCCAACCGCCAAGAAGCCGTGGCTGTTCGGGGCGATTGATCTGCTGGCGTATCCGTCGGGGTACGAATCGTTCGGGATCTCGTATCTCGAGGCCTGGGCGGCGGGCAAGCCGGTGATTGGCGCGAGATCGGGCGCGGTGCCCTCGGTTATCTCAGAGGACGTGGACGGGCTGCTCGTCGACTACCAGGACGATCAGGCCCTCGCGCGCGCCATTCTGGATCTCGTGCGCTCTGCAGAGCGGGCGCGGAACATGGGGGAAGCTGGCCGCACCAAGACCCTGGCCCGGTACACGTGGAGACGCGTCGCCGAGCGCTTCCGCGAGATCTACACGGGGGTGCTGAATGCGGACGCCACGCGCGACGTGGCGTCCAGACTACCGGCGAACTGA